The genomic stretch TCAATTGCTAGCACCGAGCACTTACCTTGGAGGCGGGACTCAGAGAGGAAGCGACGCAGCCTCCTCCTGTAATCTGCTTCTGACCCGCTCTCTGCCTCAAGGCCCAACTCGTGGAGAAGATATTTGAAAAAACCTGTGACCGAGGGCATTGGGTTGAAAACGTAGACAATCTGGTAAGCCGCACCCAGCTTTTCCAACAGGGCTCTTATGATTGTCGTCTTACCCGTCCCGGCTTCTCCGGTCAGGATAACAAGGCCTTTTCTCTCCCTGATTCCATAGGTCAGGCGGTCTAAGGTTTCCCGGTTTTGTCCGCTAAGGTACAGAAACCTTGGGTCCGCCGTGTCGCGGAATGGTTCTTCGGTAAATCCAAAGAAAGATTCGTACATTGTCGGAAACCTTGTGGCGTATTGGCCGTCAGAATGAAAAGCGATCCGGTCAAGCGCCATCCTGATAGACTATACGGGGTAAACCCGTCCAGTACTTCTACATATGCACGGAAGGAGGTACTCCGTTATCTTTGTGTACTTCAAAAGTAGGAGTCAGGTAGGAGCCAACTCCTCACCCAATGCTATTCTGGTAACCAATCCCTCTTTATCAGTACGCCATCACAACTCCATGCAGGGTCACCCCGATGGACATAAAGAACCCAGCCTCCTGGTGCCCATTCAGTTGCATCGGCTCTCACCGAGTAGGACGAAAACTCGTTGGGAAACGTGGAATAGGTAAAATATTTCGTCTCTGATACATCTACCCCATGGTTTTTGAGGTCGTTATGATACGCACCGTAGTACTTGTTGTTCTTCATATAGTAAATGGCCTGAGATCGGATTATTTGAGGTAGCACATTGTAGATTTCAAAACACCTGGATTCTGTTGCGTATTCTGAAGAGACGATTGTCGCGAGAGTGGCCAGGACGGCTATGATATCCACCATGACAAGTAGCTCGACAAGGGTAAATCCTTCTTGAAGGTTCTTTTTCATATCGCGTCGGTCTCTTTTTCGTCTCTTTTAATTACCGCCTTTCAACGCCTTCCTAACAACTCTCAACAACGCTTTGGTACCAAAAGGCTTTGTAATGTATGCGAAAGCCCCTTCCCTAACGGCCTGCAGCCGATCCTTCTGTGTGGAATGCCCGGTAATCATGATGACTGGAAGGTCTTCTTTCCACTTGCGAATCCATCTCAAGAGCTCGTGGCCGTCCATTTTGGGCATTCTTATGTCCGTGATAACGAGATCAAAGTGGCGTCCGGCGACCACAAGATCTAAAGCCTCCCTTCCATTTGCCGCGCTCTCGACGTGGAAACCGGAGCGTTCGAGAATGAACTTGAGGATGTAGAGAAGCTCGGGCTGGTCGTCGACCAGAAGTATCCTGGTCTTCGATACAGGGGGTCTGGTTTTT from Deltaproteobacteria bacterium encodes the following:
- a CDS encoding AAA family ATPase, translated to MYESFFGFTEEPFRDTADPRFLYLSGQNRETLDRLTYGIRERKGLVILTGEAGTGKTTIIRALLEKLGAAYQIVYVFNPMPSVTGFFKYLLHELGLEAESGSEADYRRRLRRFLSESRLQGKCSVLAIDEAQNLSTALFEEITMLANWEVSGQKLLQVLLVGQPGVNSTIKKADLRLKQSIALRFHLCRLNARETKEYIRTRLRIAQTRNPDCFTDAAIRKIFK
- a CDS encoding response regulator, with the translated sequence MEEEMGTKNNRKTRPPVSKTRILLVDDQPELLYILKFILERSGFHVESAANGREALDLVVAGRHFDLVITDIRMPKMDGHELLRWIRKWKEDLPVIMITGHSTQKDRLQAVREGAFAYITKPFGTKALLRVVRKALKGGN